In a genomic window of Telopea speciosissima isolate NSW1024214 ecotype Mountain lineage chromosome 5, Tspe_v1, whole genome shotgun sequence:
- the LOC122662317 gene encoding uncharacterized protein LOC122662317: protein MDMWSWICELPNSDEWAESDSPLVFQLAIEEDAKHNTQKSILLKAERTSGSNTETLVTFSVCLEGFYYPSHNPHKTLWVSDPCPLSADKPFLPLLLQLLQDIIARAPFTYDNTCPRSQLQKLKPEPVSWILDSHSPESFSTFFNLIFLCRLFWLCISDAPAEAGYLYMESLLGPNLSVLSTSKHVLRTFLTSIGVDGELCFMRTLGYMLAKWLILKGAAVVGKSQSLTKNNLRLGFSYATESHGFWSLKGYAPVLSMTRIGGSDHDQSPQYPVLEAKDFVLTYALAHQQLEALIQLEYTAEFHEGFIQVTARVDNLRFHVSKLGFGTNDNGDYDEERHFPSKIRVWVGPEIGATYVAGLSLGRSTDNPEREVETQKVVKGNFGKSKSSSLPRLKATARTSTRKTMKNWRWEQDAEGNAAVFEAVLYDNTSGDEVVTWKPGMVGGDLKTKNGSFRKRYSGASRAFNKTGNVVFARDQHGEEVVWRLSKDMEGSVLKWRIGGKVWLSYWPCNVQSSHIETRCVDWCDEVDLPLIPPGK from the coding sequence ATGGATATGTGGTCATGGATATGCGAACTCCCCAACTCAGATGAGTGGGCCGAGTCAGACTCCCCACTCGTCTTCCAGCTCGCGATCGAGGAAGATGCCAAACACAACACCCAGAAATCGATTCTCCTCAAAGCAGAACGAACTTCAGGTTCCAACACAGAAACTCTTGTAACATTCTCAGTTTGTCTTGAGGGATTCTACTACCCTTCCCATAACCCACACAAAACCTTGTGGGTGTCGGACCCTTGTCCACTCTCCGCAGACAAgcccttcctccctcttcttctgcaactccttcaaGATATCATAGCCCGCGCACCCTTCACGTACGATAACACTTGTCCTCGCTCCCAGTTACAGAAGCTCAAACCAGAACCGGTTTCGTGGATACTCGACTCGCACTCGCCCGAGTCGTTCTCCACCTTCTTCAACCTTATCTTCCTGTGTCGTCTCTTCTGGCTCTGCATCAGTGATGCCCCCGCAGAAGCCGGCTACCTCTACATGGAATCCTTGCTGGGTCCGAACCTAAGCGTTTTATCTACCAGTAAACATGTACTGCGAACGTTCTTAACTTCGATCGGAGTCGACGGGGAACTGTGCTTCATGCGCACCCTTGGGTACATGTTAGCCAAGTGGTTGATCTTAAAAGGAGCAGCAGTAGTAGGAAAATCGCAATCACTGACCAAGAACAATCTGCGCCTGGGGTTCTCGTACGCCACAGAATCTCACGGGTTCTGGTCCTTGAAGGGATACGCTCCGGTACTATCGATGACCCGTATTGGTGGCTCCGATCACGATCAGAGTCCTCAGTATCCGGTACTGGAGGCGAAGGACTTCGTTCTAACATACGCACTGGCGCACCAGCAGTTAGAAGCTCTGATCCAACTGGAGTACACGGCGGAATTCCATGAGGGCTTTATCCAGGTGACAGCACGTGTCGATAACTTACGCTTCCACGTATCCAAGCTGGGTTTCGGCACGAACGACAACGGTGACTACGACGAGGAGAGGCATTTCCCGTCGAAGATACGAGTATGGGTTGGACCGGAAATCGGGGCCACCTACGTGGCTGGGCTGAGCCTGGGCCGGTCCACGGATAACCCGGAGAGAGAAGTGGAGACGCAGAAGGTCGTGAAGGGCAATTTCGGAAAATCAAAATCGTCGTCCCTGCCGAGATTGAAGGCAACGGCGAGAACGTCGACGAGGAAGACGATGAAGAACTGGAGGTGGGAGCAGGACGCAGAGGGGAATGCGGCGGTGTTCGAGGCGGTTCTGTACGACAACACGAGCGGAGACGAGGTGGTCACATGGAAGCCTGGAATGGTTGGTGGTGATCTGAAGACAAAGAATGGTAGTTTCAGGAAAAGATACTCTGGAGCGAGTAGGGCTTTCAACAAGACAGGAAACGTTGTGTTTGCGAGGGACCAGCACGGGGAAGAGGTTGTGTGGAGGCTGAGCAAGGATATGGAAGGTAGTGTGCTCAAATGGAGGATCGGAGGGAAGGTTTGGCTGAGCTATTGGCCCTGCAACGTACAGAGTTCTCATATTGAGACGAGGTGTGTAGATTGGTGCGATGAGGTTGACTTGCCCTTAATTCCACCAGGAAAATAA